The Stenotrophomonas maltophilia genome includes a region encoding these proteins:
- a CDS encoding DsbE family thiol:disulfide interchange protein, whose translation MSESPAPRPSRPLPPVAIVIGVLFFFGLLGLMIYGVMKSGDPQRDVLPSALIDKPAPAFALPVLHDPEMIVHSDELRGAPYLLNVWGSWCAACREEHPVLTRFAESKRVRVIGYNWKDEPTDALHWLEQLGNPFMVVLSDVEGRTAIDWGVTAAPETFLVDGSGIVRWKYSGAMTQRVVDEKLIPALEKIEKAQGNAGSTLHTAP comes from the coding sequence ATGTCCGAGTCCCCCGCCCCGCGCCCCTCCCGCCCGCTGCCGCCGGTAGCCATCGTGATCGGCGTGCTGTTCTTCTTCGGCCTGCTCGGGCTGATGATCTACGGGGTTATGAAATCGGGTGATCCGCAGCGCGACGTGCTGCCGTCGGCGCTGATCGACAAGCCGGCGCCAGCGTTCGCGCTGCCGGTGCTGCACGACCCGGAAATGATCGTGCACAGCGACGAACTGCGTGGCGCGCCGTACCTGTTGAACGTGTGGGGCAGCTGGTGCGCGGCCTGCCGCGAGGAACACCCGGTGCTGACCCGTTTCGCCGAGAGCAAGCGCGTGCGCGTGATCGGCTACAACTGGAAGGATGAACCGACCGATGCCCTGCATTGGCTGGAACAGCTGGGCAACCCGTTCATGGTCGTGCTCAGCGACGTGGAAGGCCGCACCGCGATCGACTGGGGCGTGACCGCTGCACCGGAAACCTTCCTTGTCGACGGCAGCGGCATCGTGCGCTGGAAGTACAGCGGTGCGATGACCCAACGCGTGGTCGACGAGAAGCTGATCCCGGCGCTGGAGAAGATCGAGAAGGCCCAGGGCAATGCCGGCAGCACGTTGCACACGGCGCCCTGA
- the cydB gene encoding cytochrome d ubiquinol oxidase subunit II → MDFILLDYTTLRVIWWLLLGILLIGFAVMDGFDLGVGTLLPFVARNDAERRLVINTIGPVWEGNQVWLILGGGAIFAAWPPLYAVSFSGFYLAMFVILFALILRPVGFKFRSKMPSERWRNTWDWALFIGGFIPALIMGVAVGNVVLGVPFHFDDSMRIFYTGSFFGLLMPFALLAGLLSVSMLVAHGAAMLVLKTDGPVAERAARFGSIAAIIAFVLFAVGGAWVAFGLPGYQITSQVVTDGATNPLLKTAELGAAGGWMRNYSAMPATILAPLLGLAGLLASAVLLRARRGGLAFIASGAAIAGIILTVGFAIFPFLLPSSSQPTSSLTVWDASSSHLTLWIMLLATAVFLPIILAYTTWVYRVLKGKTTTEEMGNNPNAY, encoded by the coding sequence ATGGATTTCATTCTTCTGGACTACACCACGCTGCGCGTGATCTGGTGGCTGCTGCTCGGCATCCTGCTGATCGGTTTCGCCGTGATGGATGGTTTCGACCTGGGCGTGGGCACCCTGCTGCCCTTCGTCGCCCGCAACGACGCTGAGCGCCGGCTGGTGATCAATACCATCGGTCCGGTATGGGAAGGCAACCAGGTGTGGCTGATCCTGGGCGGCGGCGCGATCTTCGCCGCATGGCCGCCGCTCTACGCGGTCAGCTTCTCCGGGTTCTACCTGGCGATGTTCGTGATCCTGTTCGCGCTGATCCTGCGACCGGTCGGCTTCAAGTTCCGCAGCAAGATGCCCAGCGAGCGCTGGCGCAACACCTGGGACTGGGCGCTGTTCATCGGTGGCTTCATCCCGGCGCTGATCATGGGCGTGGCGGTGGGCAACGTGGTGCTGGGCGTGCCGTTCCACTTCGATGACAGCATGCGCATCTTCTACACCGGCTCGTTCTTCGGCCTGCTGATGCCCTTCGCGCTGCTGGCCGGCCTGCTCAGCGTGTCGATGCTGGTCGCCCACGGTGCCGCCATGCTGGTGCTGAAGACCGACGGCCCGGTGGCCGAACGTGCGGCCCGTTTCGGCAGCATCGCCGCGATCATCGCCTTCGTGCTGTTCGCGGTGGGCGGTGCCTGGGTGGCCTTCGGCCTGCCGGGTTACCAGATCACCTCGCAGGTGGTCACCGACGGCGCCACCAATCCGCTGCTGAAGACCGCCGAACTCGGCGCCGCCGGTGGCTGGATGCGCAACTACAGCGCCATGCCGGCCACGATCCTGGCGCCGCTGCTGGGCCTGGCCGGCCTGCTGGCCAGTGCGGTACTGCTGCGGGCCCGTCGCGGCGGCCTGGCCTTCATCGCCTCCGGGGCAGCCATCGCCGGCATCATCCTGACCGTCGGCTTTGCGATCTTCCCGTTCCTGCTGCCGTCCTCGAGCCAGCCCACCTCCAGCCTGACCGTGTGGGACGCCTCGTCCAGCCACCTGACCCTGTGGATCATGCTGCTGGCCACGGCGGTATTCCTGCCGATCATCCTCGCCTACACCACCTGGGTGTACCGCGTGCTGAAGGGCAAGACCACCACCGAAGAGATGGGCAACAACCCGAACGCGTACTGA
- the cydX gene encoding cytochrome bd-I oxidase subunit CydX, whose protein sequence is MWYFAWILGAGLASTVAILNGMWFEAREQNRIEKENRR, encoded by the coding sequence ATGTGGTATTTCGCCTGGATTCTCGGTGCCGGCCTCGCCTCGACGGTGGCCATCCTCAACGGCATGTGGTTCGAAGCCCGCGAGCAGAACCGCATCGAGAAGGAAAATCGTCGCTGA
- a CDS encoding cytochrome ubiquinol oxidase subunit I — protein MIDQTVVELSRLQFALTAMYHFLFVPLTLGLSFMVAIMESVYVMTGKEIWRRMTLFWGVLFGINFAMGVATGIVMEFQFGMNWSYYSHYVGDIFGAPLAIEGLMAFFLEATFVGLFFFGWNRLSKVKHLMVTWLMALGTNLSAIWILVANGWMQNPTGAVFNPETMRMEVVDFMAVVFNPVAQAKFVHTVSAGYVTGAVFVMAISALFLLRNKHKDLARRSFAVAAAFGLLSSLSVVVLGDESGYAASEHQKMKLAAIEAMWETERAPADFTAFGIPNQETHQNNYAVKIPYLMGLIATRSLNQPIPGILELVERAEHRVRGGQLAYGALERLRANKNDVEAREMFDRHWQDLGHGLLLKRYRDDILNATPQEISQAAMDTVPRVMPLFWTFRVMAGLGFYLIAFFALAFYYSCRNNFQDKRWFLKLALWTLPAPWIAIECGWFVAEYGRQPWAVDGVLPTFYAASGLALHEIVLTLAGFTAIYTALIVVEIKLMLKAIRKGPDEVLPSLQSPQPHASHNASAPAAGQA, from the coding sequence ATGATTGATCAGACAGTCGTAGAACTGTCGCGGCTGCAATTCGCGCTGACCGCGATGTACCACTTCCTATTCGTACCGCTCACCCTCGGCCTGTCCTTCATGGTGGCCATCATGGAGAGCGTGTATGTGATGACCGGCAAGGAGATCTGGCGCAGGATGACCCTGTTCTGGGGCGTCCTGTTCGGCATCAACTTCGCCATGGGCGTTGCCACCGGCATCGTCATGGAATTCCAGTTCGGCATGAACTGGTCCTACTACAGCCACTACGTGGGTGACATCTTCGGTGCGCCACTGGCCATCGAAGGCCTGATGGCGTTCTTCCTGGAAGCCACCTTCGTCGGCCTGTTCTTCTTCGGCTGGAACCGCCTGAGCAAGGTCAAGCACCTGATGGTGACCTGGCTGATGGCGCTGGGGACCAACCTGTCGGCGATCTGGATCCTGGTGGCCAATGGCTGGATGCAGAACCCGACCGGTGCGGTGTTCAACCCGGAAACCATGCGCATGGAAGTGGTCGACTTCATGGCGGTGGTGTTCAACCCGGTGGCGCAGGCCAAGTTCGTGCACACCGTCAGCGCCGGCTACGTGACCGGTGCGGTGTTCGTGATGGCGATCAGCGCGTTGTTCCTGCTGCGCAACAAGCACAAGGACCTGGCCCGCCGTTCGTTTGCGGTGGCCGCGGCGTTCGGCCTGCTGTCATCGCTGTCGGTGGTCGTGCTGGGTGACGAGAGCGGTTACGCCGCCAGCGAACACCAGAAGATGAAGCTGGCCGCGATCGAAGCGATGTGGGAGACCGAGCGTGCGCCGGCCGACTTCACCGCCTTCGGCATCCCCAACCAGGAGACCCACCAGAACAACTACGCGGTGAAGATCCCCTACCTGATGGGCCTGATCGCCACCCGCTCGTTGAACCAGCCGATTCCCGGCATCCTGGAACTGGTCGAGCGCGCCGAACACCGCGTGCGTGGCGGCCAGCTGGCCTACGGTGCATTGGAACGCCTGCGCGCCAACAAGAACGACGTTGAAGCGCGCGAGATGTTCGACCGTCACTGGCAGGACCTGGGCCACGGCCTGCTGCTCAAGCGCTATCGCGATGACATCCTCAACGCCACCCCGCAGGAAATCTCGCAGGCGGCGATGGACACGGTGCCGCGCGTGATGCCGTTGTTCTGGACCTTCCGCGTGATGGCCGGCCTCGGCTTCTACCTCATCGCTTTCTTCGCCCTGGCCTTCTACTACTCCTGCCGCAACAATTTCCAGGACAAGCGCTGGTTCCTCAAGCTGGCCCTGTGGACGCTGCCGGCGCCGTGGATCGCGATCGAGTGCGGCTGGTTCGTGGCCGAGTATGGTCGCCAGCCGTGGGCGGTCGATGGCGTGCTGCCGACCTTCTATGCAGCATCGGGGCTGGCCCTGCATGAAATCGTGCTGACCCTGGCCGGCTTCACTGCCATCTACACCGCGCTGATCGTGGTCGAGATCAAGCTGATGCTCAAGGCGATCCGCAAGGGTCCGGACGAGGTGCTGCCGTCACTGCAGTCGCCCCAGCCGCATGCTTCCCACAATGCCTCGGCGCCGGCCGCCGGCCAGGCCTGA
- a CDS encoding DUF1294 domain-containing protein, producing the protein MAWRRNLALAAFGALIALMVSGVLPLWLGGWCMLASAVSFALYGQDKRAAQRKQWRIPERTLQLLAFAGGWPGALLGQALFRHKHRKAAFQWVFWLCVLANVASIAVMLREFSR; encoded by the coding sequence GTGGCGTGGCGGCGTAACCTCGCGTTGGCCGCGTTCGGCGCGTTGATCGCGCTGATGGTCAGCGGTGTGCTGCCGCTGTGGCTGGGTGGCTGGTGCATGCTGGCCAGCGCGGTGTCGTTCGCGCTGTACGGCCAGGACAAGCGCGCGGCGCAGCGAAAGCAATGGCGCATTCCCGAACGCACCCTGCAACTGCTGGCCTTTGCCGGTGGCTGGCCGGGCGCGCTGCTGGGCCAGGCGCTGTTCCGACACAAGCACCGCAAGGCCGCATTCCAGTGGGTGTTCTGGTTGTGCGTGCTGGCCAACGTGGCCTCGATCGCGGTGATGCTGCGCGAGTTCTCGCGGTAA
- the cydD gene encoding thiol reductant ABC exporter subunit CydD gives MSAAETTPDGLSPEAETARQRRVRTAWLADLARSARGRQRLAALCISLSGALLIGQAAAIAWLVQRVLVERVPLASGLPVLAGLAVILVLRTLLGSATQAAAGDVADAARLALRERVFARLLGHGPLWLRQRRTGELGELMLHHGDAIESYYSGFLPVRTEVVVVPLLILAAVAWVDWVVALILLFTAPLVPFFMMLVGWGAEAAGRAQLGELARMSGHFADRIKGLGLLRLYGRGDAELEGIEAAAEGVRVRTLKVLRIAFLSSTVLEFFASVSVAMVALYLGLSYLGMMSLHAAVPTLGAGLFCLLLAPEFYAPLRRLAAHYHDRANALAAAAEVERLLQSLPDEQGLVENEVAPLAVEPAEAALPPLQAQGLVLRPLGAPQDVLQDLDLRLEPGQRLALVGPSGSGKSTLLEALAGWLPPRAGKLQLRPGVQVAYASQRPYLFHGSIADNLRLADPGASDARLRAVAEAAQVLQFAQRLPQGLDTVIGERGFGLSGGEARRIGLARLLLRDPQVLLLDEPTAFLDADTEAALLRSLAAYARGRSVVVATHSPAVIAWADRCLLLPEGRLVEPAQAVRA, from the coding sequence TTGAGCGCTGCCGAAACGACCCCTGACGGCCTGTCCCCGGAAGCTGAAACCGCCCGCCAGCGGCGTGTGCGCACGGCCTGGCTGGCCGACCTGGCACGGTCCGCCCGGGGCCGCCAGCGCCTGGCCGCGCTGTGCATCAGCCTGTCCGGCGCACTGTTGATCGGCCAGGCTGCCGCCATCGCCTGGCTGGTGCAGCGGGTGCTGGTGGAGCGCGTGCCGCTGGCCTCTGGCCTGCCGGTGCTGGCGGGATTGGCGGTGATCCTGGTGCTGCGCACCCTGCTGGGCAGCGCCACCCAGGCCGCCGCCGGTGACGTGGCCGACGCCGCACGCCTGGCATTGCGCGAACGCGTGTTCGCACGCCTGCTGGGCCACGGCCCACTGTGGCTGCGGCAGCGCCGCACCGGCGAACTGGGCGAACTGATGCTGCATCACGGTGATGCGATCGAGAGCTATTACAGCGGCTTCCTGCCGGTGCGCACTGAAGTGGTGGTGGTGCCGCTGCTGATCCTGGCCGCGGTGGCCTGGGTGGACTGGGTGGTGGCGCTGATCCTGCTGTTCACCGCGCCACTGGTGCCGTTCTTCATGATGCTGGTGGGCTGGGGCGCCGAAGCGGCCGGCCGTGCGCAGCTGGGTGAGCTGGCACGCATGAGCGGCCATTTCGCCGACCGGATCAAGGGCCTGGGCCTGCTACGCCTGTATGGCCGCGGTGACGCCGAGCTGGAGGGTATCGAGGCCGCCGCTGAAGGCGTGCGCGTGCGCACGCTGAAGGTGCTGCGGATTGCCTTCCTGTCGTCCACGGTGCTGGAATTCTTCGCCTCCGTGAGCGTGGCGATGGTGGCGCTGTACCTGGGCCTGAGCTATCTGGGCATGATGTCGCTGCATGCAGCGGTGCCGACGCTGGGTGCGGGGCTGTTCTGCCTGCTGCTGGCACCGGAATTCTATGCGCCGCTGCGACGGCTGGCCGCGCACTACCATGATCGCGCCAATGCACTGGCCGCCGCCGCCGAAGTGGAGCGCCTGCTGCAGTCGCTGCCCGATGAGCAGGGCCTGGTCGAGAACGAGGTTGCACCGCTGGCGGTGGAGCCGGCCGAGGCCGCGTTGCCGCCGCTGCAGGCACAAGGGCTGGTGCTGCGCCCGCTGGGCGCGCCGCAGGATGTGCTGCAGGATCTGGACCTGCGGCTGGAGCCGGGCCAGCGCCTGGCCCTGGTTGGTCCCAGCGGTTCCGGTAAAAGCACCCTGCTGGAAGCGCTGGCCGGCTGGCTGCCGCCGCGCGCCGGCAAGCTGCAGCTGCGTCCCGGTGTGCAGGTGGCCTATGCCAGCCAGCGCCCCTACCTGTTCCACGGCAGCATCGCCGACAACCTGCGCCTGGCTGATCCCGGTGCCAGCGATGCGCGTCTTCGTGCGGTGGCCGAGGCCGCGCAGGTGCTGCAGTTCGCACAGCGGCTGCCGCAGGGCCTGGACACGGTGATCGGCGAACGTGGCTTCGGCCTGTCCGGCGGCGAAGCCCGTCGTATCGGCCTGGCCCGGTTGTTGCTGCGCGACCCGCAGGTCCTGTTGCTGGACGAACCCACCGCGTTTCTCGACGCCGATACCGAGGCCGCACTGCTGCGCAGCCTGGCTGCCTATGCGCGGGGTCGCAGTGTGGTGGTCGCCACCCACAGCCCGGCGGTGATCGCCTGGGCCGACCGCTGCCTGCTGCTGCCGGAAGGGCGCCTGGTCGAACCGGCACAGGCGGTGCGCGCATGA
- a CDS encoding tetratricopeptide repeat protein, with protein sequence MVSHWLPMLAGLVAALMAALVLWPLRHSGRRGFVVGVFALGVAGACLYLLVGDPRAAQMQPTPSVATLRDGVQALQDALKRDPQRADGWALLGRSQAELGNAAAAADAFARAATLAPEDPGVLVEAAQARAQADAGKQFDDTAMAWLQQARALAPDAERASWLLGIALRQRGKNAEAADVWSGLLPRLEPGAAQALQAQIAIAREAAGQPSDAAVAAPPALLQVRVQLPALKGTEWPASTQVFVLARAVGGPPMPVAARKLPLAGFPATVGLGDADSPMPTAPLSAHREVEVLARISRTGSANRSEDDLQSVPVKVSLPHDGVVELRFP encoded by the coding sequence ATGGTGAGCCATTGGCTGCCGATGCTGGCCGGTCTGGTTGCTGCGTTGATGGCAGCGCTGGTGCTGTGGCCGCTGCGCCACTCTGGCCGCCGCGGTTTCGTGGTCGGCGTATTCGCACTGGGCGTGGCCGGTGCCTGCCTGTACCTGCTGGTCGGTGATCCACGTGCCGCACAGATGCAACCGACGCCTTCGGTAGCCACCCTGCGCGATGGCGTGCAGGCCCTGCAGGATGCACTGAAGCGTGACCCACAGCGGGCCGATGGCTGGGCGCTGCTTGGCCGGTCGCAAGCCGAACTGGGCAACGCCGCGGCCGCGGCGGACGCGTTCGCGCGGGCCGCCACTCTCGCCCCGGAAGACCCCGGCGTGCTGGTGGAGGCGGCGCAGGCACGTGCGCAGGCCGATGCCGGCAAGCAGTTCGATGACACGGCGATGGCCTGGCTGCAGCAGGCGCGTGCGCTGGCGCCCGATGCCGAGCGTGCCAGCTGGCTGCTGGGTATCGCCCTGCGCCAGCGCGGAAAGAATGCCGAGGCCGCAGATGTGTGGAGCGGCCTGCTGCCACGGCTTGAGCCCGGCGCCGCGCAGGCGCTGCAGGCGCAGATCGCCATCGCCCGTGAAGCCGCCGGTCAGCCGTCCGATGCAGCCGTTGCGGCGCCACCGGCGCTGTTGCAGGTGCGCGTGCAGTTGCCTGCGTTGAAGGGCACCGAGTGGCCGGCCAGCACCCAGGTATTCGTGCTGGCCCGCGCCGTGGGTGGACCGCCGATGCCGGTGGCCGCACGCAAGCTGCCCTTGGCAGGATTCCCGGCCACGGTCGGGCTGGGTGACGCTGACAGCCCGATGCCAACCGCACCGCTGTCGGCCCATCGCGAAGTGGAAGTGCTGGCACGCATCTCGCGCACCGGCAGCGCCAACCGCAGCGAGGATGACCTGCAGAGCGTACCGGTGAAGGTGAGCCTGCCCCACGACGGTGTTGTGGAGCTGCGCTTCCCGTAA
- the metX gene encoding homoserine O-acetyltransferase MetX — protein sequence MTEFIPPGTRFHALPSPFPFKRGGALHGARVAYETWGTLAADASNAILIVTGLSPDAHAAANDANPAAGWWEGMVGPGKAIDTDRWFVVCVNSLGSCRGSTGPASLNPATGQPYRLDFPELSIEDGARAAIEVVRAQGIEQLACVVGNSMGGMTALAVLMLHPGIARSHVNISGSAQALPFSIAIRSLQREAIRLDPRWNGGHYDDDAYPESGMRMARKLGVITYRSALEWDGRFGRVRLDSDQTDDDPFGLEFQVESYLEGHARRFVRFFDPNCYLYLSRSMDWFDLAEYADGDVLAGLAKIRVEKALAIGANTDILFPVQQQQQVADGLRAGGADARFIGLESPQGHDAFLVDFERFCPAVRGFLDAL from the coding sequence ATGACCGAATTCATCCCGCCCGGCACCCGCTTCCACGCCCTGCCCTCGCCCTTCCCGTTCAAGCGCGGCGGCGCCCTGCACGGCGCGCGCGTCGCCTATGAGACCTGGGGAACACTGGCGGCCGACGCCAGCAACGCGATCCTGATCGTGACCGGCCTCTCGCCGGATGCACATGCGGCAGCCAACGACGCCAACCCGGCAGCGGGCTGGTGGGAAGGCATGGTCGGACCCGGCAAGGCGATCGATACCGACCGCTGGTTCGTGGTCTGCGTGAACTCGCTGGGCAGCTGCAGGGGCTCGACCGGTCCGGCCTCGCTCAACCCGGCCACCGGCCAACCGTATCGTCTCGACTTCCCCGAGCTGTCGATCGAAGACGGCGCGCGCGCCGCGATCGAAGTCGTGCGCGCCCAGGGCATCGAACAGCTGGCCTGCGTGGTCGGCAATTCGATGGGCGGCATGACCGCGCTGGCCGTGCTGATGCTGCACCCGGGCATTGCGCGCAGCCACGTCAACATTTCCGGCAGCGCGCAGGCACTGCCGTTCTCCATCGCGATCCGCTCGCTGCAGCGCGAAGCGATCCGCCTTGATCCACGCTGGAATGGTGGCCACTACGACGACGACGCGTATCCCGAGTCCGGCATGCGCATGGCGCGCAAGCTGGGCGTGATCACCTACCGTTCGGCACTGGAATGGGATGGGCGCTTTGGCCGCGTGCGGCTGGATTCGGACCAGACCGACGACGATCCGTTCGGCCTCGAATTCCAGGTGGAAAGTTACCTGGAAGGCCACGCACGGCGCTTCGTGCGTTTCTTCGACCCCAACTGCTATCTGTACCTGAGCCGCTCGATGGACTGGTTCGACCTGGCCGAGTACGCCGATGGCGATGTGCTGGCCGGGCTGGCGAAGATCCGGGTGGAGAAGGCGCTGGCGATCGGCGCCAACACCGACATCCTGTTCCCGGTGCAGCAGCAGCAGCAGGTCGCCGATGGCCTGCGTGCCGGCGGTGCCGATGCGCGCTTCATCGGCCTGGAATCGCCACAGGGCCATGATGCCTTCCTCGTCGATTTCGAGCGTTTCTGCCCCGCCGTGCGCGGCTTCCTCGACGCGCTGTAA
- a CDS encoding cytochrome c-type biogenesis protein: MRWLLALLLLMLPLAALAQQPLHDPQPLQFRDGAEERRFHDLAAQLRCVQCQNQSLADSNAQIAQDLRREVLQLMQQGHDDAQIKQFLVARYGEFVLYQPPLQPGTWLLWGGPLLMLGAGALVVLGIVRRRGRTVGAAAAGKADEGDGW, from the coding sequence ATGCGCTGGCTGCTGGCGCTGCTGCTCCTGATGCTGCCGCTGGCCGCGCTGGCACAGCAGCCGCTGCATGATCCGCAGCCGCTGCAGTTCCGCGATGGCGCCGAAGAACGCCGCTTCCACGACCTGGCCGCGCAGCTGCGCTGCGTGCAGTGCCAGAACCAGTCGCTGGCCGATTCCAACGCGCAGATCGCGCAGGACCTGCGCCGCGAGGTGCTGCAGCTGATGCAGCAGGGCCACGACGACGCGCAGATCAAGCAGTTCCTGGTCGCCCGCTACGGTGAGTTCGTGCTCTATCAGCCACCGTTGCAGCCGGGCACCTGGCTGCTGTGGGGCGGTCCCCTGCTGATGCTCGGTGCGGGTGCTCTGGTGGTGCTGGGCATCGTCCGCCGCCGTGGCCGTACGGTTGGCGCCGCAGCGGCCGGCAAGGCCGATGAAGGAGACGGATGGTGA
- the cydC gene encoding thiol reductant ABC exporter subunit CydC encodes MSRSPDSLRAVFLRHRPRLLLTVLLLWTTMLAGTALLGLSGGFLTAAALAGAAGLGQGFNFFSPSAGIRGLTMARIVSRYFEKLVGHDATLRIARDLRVWFFRRALPLAPARLGATRTGDLLARLLGDIGEVDGLLVRAIGPLVALGGLSLVAIVSAALILPSAAVLLAVLALLIAFGVPWLGVRGHDDEEADRAAHRAALRTAAFEGLEGAGDLAALHADAAWQLKVRVAAKQLASRDRRRRWRLIAASTLHGLVAGLGLVAMLALALHAAEQQRIAPEMAAGLVFLTVALIELWAGMGLAWQSLQSGRIAADRLQAIVEQPPTVDDPQAPQVVPPAARVHWDDVHFQWPSGARPVLSGLQLTLAPGERIAIRGDSGSGKTTLSSLLLRLWDPQQGRLTYGGRDLRDFAQADWHRQLAWLPQNAPVFAGSVAENLRLGDPDASDAALWAVLRRVRLGEWAERNGGLQAWVGENGATMSAGQARRLALARALLRNAPILLLDEPTEGLDVDTARALLQDLSGLLDGRSLLMITHDDLPEGVVDAQYRLRDGTLVREA; translated from the coding sequence ATGAGCCGTTCGCCTGATTCGCTGCGCGCGGTGTTCCTGCGCCATCGGCCGCGCCTGCTGCTGACCGTGCTGCTGCTGTGGACCACCATGCTGGCCGGCACCGCCTTGCTTGGCCTGTCCGGTGGCTTCCTCACCGCCGCCGCGTTGGCTGGTGCGGCCGGCCTCGGCCAAGGCTTCAACTTCTTCTCACCGTCCGCAGGTATACGCGGGCTGACGATGGCGCGCATCGTGTCGCGCTATTTCGAGAAGCTGGTCGGCCACGACGCCACGCTGCGCATCGCCCGCGACCTGCGCGTGTGGTTCTTCCGCCGCGCGTTGCCGCTGGCACCCGCACGGTTGGGGGCTACGCGCACCGGCGACCTTCTGGCGCGCCTGCTCGGCGACATCGGTGAAGTGGACGGCCTGCTGGTGCGTGCGATCGGGCCGCTGGTGGCGTTGGGCGGATTGTCGCTGGTCGCGATCGTTTCGGCGGCACTGATCCTGCCGTCGGCTGCGGTGCTGCTGGCGGTGCTGGCGCTGCTGATCGCCTTCGGCGTGCCGTGGCTGGGCGTGCGTGGCCATGACGACGAAGAGGCCGACCGTGCCGCGCATCGTGCCGCATTGCGTACCGCTGCATTCGAAGGGCTGGAAGGTGCGGGTGACCTGGCCGCGCTGCACGCCGATGCGGCCTGGCAGCTGAAGGTACGCGTAGCTGCCAAGCAGCTGGCCTCGCGTGACCGCCGCCGCCGCTGGCGCCTGATCGCGGCCTCGACCCTGCACGGCCTGGTGGCGGGGCTGGGCCTGGTGGCGATGCTGGCGTTGGCCCTGCACGCGGCCGAGCAGCAGCGCATCGCACCGGAAATGGCCGCAGGTTTGGTGTTCCTCACCGTGGCGTTGATCGAGCTGTGGGCCGGCATGGGCCTGGCCTGGCAGTCGCTGCAGTCCGGGCGCATTGCCGCCGATCGCCTGCAGGCGATCGTCGAGCAACCGCCGACGGTGGACGATCCGCAGGCGCCACAGGTGGTGCCGCCGGCTGCGCGCGTGCATTGGGATGACGTGCATTTCCAGTGGCCAAGCGGCGCGCGGCCGGTGTTGTCCGGCCTGCAGCTGACCCTGGCGCCAGGCGAACGCATCGCGATTCGCGGCGACAGCGGCAGCGGCAAGACCACGCTGTCGAGCCTGCTGCTGCGGTTGTGGGATCCGCAGCAGGGACGGCTGACCTACGGTGGCCGCGACCTGCGTGATTTCGCCCAGGCCGACTGGCACCGGCAACTGGCGTGGCTGCCGCAGAACGCGCCGGTGTTCGCCGGCAGCGTGGCCGAGAACCTGCGATTGGGTGATCCCGATGCCAGCGACGCCGCCTTGTGGGCGGTGCTGCGCCGCGTGCGCCTGGGCGAATGGGCCGAGCGCAACGGCGGCCTGCAGGCCTGGGTCGGCGAGAACGGTGCGACGATGTCGGCGGGCCAGGCACGACGCCTGGCGCTGGCGCGCGCGCTGCTGCGCAATGCGCCGATCCTGCTGCTCGACGAACCCACCGAAGGGCTGGACGTGGATACCGCACGTGCGCTGTTGCAGGACCTTTCCGGATTGCTGGACGGGCGCAGCCTGCTGATGATCACCCACGACGACCTGCCCGAAGGCGTGGTCGATGCGCAGTACCGGTTGCGCGACGGGACTCTGGTCCGCGAAGCGTGA